From a region of the Fusobacterium periodonticum ATCC 33693 genome:
- a CDS encoding acyltransferase, with the protein MYAISLKYLIGLNFIKTKYQKIKNKLEIVGKLRKNKIKISGNNNILYIGKNSLLRDSNIFIKGNNNIIYIGDDCVVNNTSIILDNEGSEIRIGNKTSIAKAQIVSLEPYKIEIGEDCMLSYDIEIRNTDSHKIYDKNTNERINEGSSINIGNHVWLGMRAVILKGVNIGHNSIVAAGSIVTKDVKANTIVSGNPAKQIKENVYWTREEVMQYQKLGDMSLDV; encoded by the coding sequence ATGTATGCTATTAGTCTTAAATATTTAATAGGCTTAAATTTTATAAAAACTAAATATCAAAAAATTAAAAATAAATTAGAAATAGTTGGAAAATTAAGAAAAAATAAAATAAAAATTTCAGGAAATAATAATATTTTATATATTGGGAAGAATTCCTTACTTAGAGATTCTAATATTTTTATAAAAGGAAATAATAATATTATTTATATAGGAGATGATTGTGTAGTTAATAATACATCAATTATTTTAGACAATGAGGGTTCAGAAATTAGAATAGGAAATAAAACTTCAATTGCAAAAGCTCAAATTGTCTCTTTAGAGCCATATAAAATTGAAATTGGTGAAGATTGCATGTTATCCTATGATATTGAAATAAGAAATACTGATTCTCATAAAATATATGATAAAAATACAAATGAGAGAATTAATGAAGGAAGTAGTATTAATATTGGAAATCATGTGTGGTTAGGAATGAGAGCTGTCATTTTAAAAGGAGTTAATATTGGACATAACTCTATTGTGGCTGCTGGTAGTATAGTAACAAAAGATGTAAAAGCAAATACAATTGTATCTGGAAATCCAGCAAAACAAATAAAAGAAAATGTATACTGGACAAGAGAAGAAGTAATGCAATATCAAAAATTGGGGGATATGTCTTTAGATGTATAA
- a CDS encoding glycosyltransferase, which translates to MKISVIVPVYNRLEHLRALFLCLLRQKKQPDELIITDDGSSQKVLDFIGDLISKAQFKVKHIYQEDKGFRKTRALNNGVRNSSGDLLIFCDQDLIFGEEYIETIVKNIKDNIFLMGRAHHITEEEKNIVLSDIENISSYDEIIKKLPAKYVGTIDKMLKEDRKRRIIKTFKLAKRGIRLVGMSYALMKNSYIKVNGYDENYVGWGQEDDDFGNRLTVAGVNGKELVTKNIQLHLWHYSDPTKIHSSNEEYYYKRKEEIFSEKDFYCKKGYEDSKNRDDIIIKTLN; encoded by the coding sequence ATGAAGATATCGGTAATAGTTCCTGTATACAATAGATTGGAGCATTTAAGAGCCTTATTTTTATGTTTATTAAGACAGAAAAAACAACCCGATGAGCTTATAATAACAGATGATGGCTCATCACAAAAAGTTTTAGATTTTATAGGTGATTTAATTTCTAAAGCACAATTTAAAGTAAAACATATTTACCAAGAGGACAAGGGTTTTAGAAAAACAAGAGCCTTAAATAATGGTGTTAGAAATTCCTCTGGAGATTTATTGATATTTTGTGACCAAGATCTGATATTTGGTGAAGAATATATAGAAACAATAGTAAAAAATATAAAAGATAATATATTTTTAATGGGAAGAGCACATCATATAACAGAAGAGGAGAAAAATATTGTCCTATCTGATATTGAAAATATAAGTTCATATGATGAAATAATAAAAAAACTTCCAGCTAAGTATGTAGGAACTATTGATAAAATGCTAAAAGAAGATAGAAAAAGAAGGATTATAAAGACTTTTAAACTAGCTAAAAGAGGTATAAGACTTGTAGGAATGTCATATGCACTGATGAAAAACAGTTATATAAAGGTAAATGGTTATGATGAAAATTATGTTGGTTGGGGACAGGAAGATGATGATTTTGGAAATAGACTAACTGTTGCAGGAGTAAATGGTAAGGAGTTAGTAACTAAAAATATTCAATTACATCTTTGGCATTACTCTGACCCTACAAAAATACATTCTTCTAATGAAGAGTATTATTATAAGAGGAAAGAAGAAATTTTTTCAGAAAAAGATTTCTATTGTAAAAAAGGATATGAAGATAGTAAAAATAGAGATGATATCATAATAAAAACATTAAATTAA
- a CDS encoding glycosyltransferase family 9 protein — MIRKLNRIFQDYMREKRLKIGKAIWDKKEKTNIIKGDNFIEDNNIKSILFLRYDGKIGDMIVNSLMFREIKKVFPDIKIGLIARGAAIDIVKNNPNVDEIYEYHKDRKKIKDLALKIKEEKYDLLIDFSEMLRVNQMMLINLCGARINIGIEKENWNLFDISLNVRDYDKHISELYMKILKFLGVNNINSSYDVFSSDYLLRKLDLENKKYCVFNPYAASKHRSFSNENIERISKIILEKDYENLILIGNEDKIKELRKLNINNESKVKVIETKGMSEVAELIKGADLIVSPDTSIVHLGKAFDKKMICIYRKELGKEDKNSILWGPNSEKAKVIFVEEKTKDGEEININHLNLDEFKKEMERI; from the coding sequence ATGATAAGAAAATTAAATAGAATTTTTCAAGATTACATGAGAGAAAAAAGATTAAAAATAGGTAAAGCTATTTGGGATAAAAAAGAAAAAACTAATATAATTAAAGGTGATAATTTCATAGAGGATAATAATATCAAATCTATACTTTTTTTAAGATATGATGGAAAAATTGGAGATATGATAGTAAATTCTTTGATGTTTCGTGAAATAAAAAAAGTATTCCCCGATATAAAAATAGGTCTCATAGCAAGAGGAGCAGCAATAGATATTGTTAAGAATAACCCTAATGTTGATGAAATCTATGAATATCATAAAGATAGAAAAAAAATTAAAGATCTTGCCTTAAAAATAAAAGAAGAAAAATATGATCTATTAATTGATTTTTCTGAGATGTTAAGAGTTAATCAAATGATGTTGATAAATCTATGTGGGGCTAGAATTAATATTGGAATAGAAAAGGAAAATTGGAATTTGTTTGATATTTCCTTAAATGTTAGAGATTATGATAAACATATTTCTGAACTGTATATGAAAATATTAAAATTTTTAGGGGTAAATAATATAAACTCATCTTATGATGTCTTTTCAAGTGATTATTTATTAAGGAAATTAGACTTAGAAAATAAAAAATATTGTGTATTTAATCCCTATGCAGCAAGTAAACATAGAAGTTTTTCAAATGAGAATATTGAAAGAATATCAAAAATAATACTAGAGAAAGATTATGAAAATTTAATTTTAATTGGAAATGAAGATAAAATAAAGGAATTAAGAAAATTAAATATTAATAATGAAAGTAAAGTTAAAGTAATAGAAACAAAAGGAATGTCAGAAGTAGCTGAACTTATTAAAGGAGCAGACTTGATTGTAAGTCCTGATACTTCAATAGTCCATTTAGGAAAAGCTTTTGATAAAAAGATGATATGTATTTATAGAAAGGAATTAGGAAAAGAAGATAAAAACTCTATACTTTGGGGACCTAATTCAGAAAAGGCAAAAGTTATTTTTGTGGAAGAAAAAACAAAAGATGGTGAAGAAATAAATATAAACCATCTAAATTTAGATGAATTTAAGAAAGAAATGGAGAGAATATGA
- a CDS encoding GT-D fold domain-containing glycosyltransferase encodes MGLKILKNFKKNIYWRINKYSLSKSQNMRYIIKSRIETMDKLLEGHSISRYGDGELSLIYKKKKNGINYQEDNIEMRKRLAEILKSDLGNHIVGIPGPLVKVDDLTLGEAYFWSKYYYTNKKNLNKYLSKTKVYYDQMISRFYLPYTDKSDCELIVEKLKQLFKDRDVLIVEGENTRFGLGNELLSLAKKVSRILCPPKNAYKIYNKILERIEQENKNQLVLLALGPTATILAYDLAKEGYQAVDIGHMDIEYEWYLRKADRKIDIENKAVNEVSGVVNKEIKDKELKAVYESQIIDRISLD; translated from the coding sequence ATGGGACTGAAAATTTTAAAAAACTTTAAAAAGAATATTTACTGGAGGATAAATAAATATTCACTTTCAAAATCACAAAATATGAGATATATTATAAAATCAAGAATAGAAACTATGGATAAGTTATTGGAAGGTCATTCAATCAGTAGATATGGTGATGGTGAACTTTCATTGATATATAAAAAGAAAAAAAACGGAATAAATTACCAAGAAGATAATATAGAAATGCGTAAAAGACTAGCGGAAATATTGAAATCTGATTTGGGTAATCATATTGTTGGTATTCCTGGACCTTTAGTAAAAGTTGATGATTTAACTTTAGGAGAAGCATATTTTTGGAGTAAATATTACTACACTAATAAGAAAAACTTAAATAAATATCTATCTAAAACAAAAGTTTACTATGATCAAATGATAAGTAGATTTTATTTACCTTACACAGATAAAAGCGATTGTGAACTTATTGTTGAAAAATTAAAACAATTATTTAAGGATAGAGATGTTCTAATTGTTGAAGGAGAAAATACTAGATTTGGTCTAGGTAATGAATTATTATCACTTGCTAAAAAAGTAAGTAGAATTCTATGTCCTCCTAAAAATGCTTATAAGATATATAATAAAATTTTAGAAAGAATCGAACAAGAAAACAAAAATCAATTAGTACTATTAGCTTTAGGTCCAACTGCAACAATACTAGCTTATGATTTAGCAAAAGAAGGCTATCAAGCAGTAGATATAGGACATATGGATATTGAGTATGAATGGTATCTAAGAAAAGCTGATAGAAAGATTGATATAGAAAATAAAGCAGTTAATGAGGTTAGTGGAGTAGTAAATAAAGAAATTAAAGATAAAGAATTAAAAGCTGTATATGAATCTCAAATTATTGACAGGATTAGTCTTGATTAA
- a CDS encoding ABC transporter ATP-binding protein gives MSKKKNQNEDSIKNFKKAVSNFLSLLGERKVPFLISIVANIISTILVVAIPWTSAVAIDDIVKILNDNTIIDKWSAVFSFLIKPVSLLGIIAVSIFALSYLQEYISAILGEEVAQSLRVKLSEKFTKLPMDFFDTNQVGDILSKLTTDIEKVAEVIGSSFTRFVYSFLIMILVIIMLFTINTKLTLIVLSILLISIVVTYYVSKLTQRIFSQDMISLSELSSLTEEALTGNLVVQSFNKQEDIIANIDESIEKQYTAGKTLEFTIFSIYPSIRFITQIAFVTSAVMSAVLVINGHLTLGLAQAFLQYITQISEPVTTSAYIINSLQNALVSVERVYDILELPEEIELSEDTHLLDNTRGEIIFENVSFGYSKDKLLMKNVNFTAKAEQMVAIVGPTGAGKTTLINLLMRFYDVNGGRILFDGVDISKVTRKELRANFGMVLQDTWLFKGTIAENIAYGKPDATREEIIEAAKLAKCDSFIRKLPQGYDTIITSENGMVSQGEQQLLTIARTILPNPKVMILDEATSSIDTKTEKDIQAVISQLMKGRTSFVIAHRLSTIRNADLILVMKDGDIVEQGNHDELIAVNGIYANLYNTQFSS, from the coding sequence ATGTCTAAAAAGAAAAATCAAAATGAAGATAGTATAAAGAATTTTAAAAAAGCAGTCTCTAACTTCTTATCACTTTTAGGTGAAAGAAAAGTTCCATTTTTAATCTCTATTGTTGCTAATATCATATCAACGATTTTAGTAGTTGCAATCCCTTGGACATCAGCTGTTGCCATAGATGATATTGTAAAAATACTTAATGATAATACTATTATTGATAAATGGTCTGCTGTCTTTAGTTTTCTTATAAAACCTGTTTCTTTACTGGGAATAATAGCTGTGTCAATCTTTGCTTTGAGCTATTTACAAGAATATATATCAGCTATATTAGGAGAAGAAGTTGCCCAATCCCTTAGAGTAAAATTAAGCGAGAAATTTACAAAACTACCTATGGATTTCTTTGATACAAACCAAGTTGGAGATATCTTAAGTAAACTTACAACAGATATTGAAAAGGTCGCAGAAGTCATAGGTTCAAGTTTTACAAGATTTGTTTATTCATTCTTAATAATGATTCTTGTTATAATTATGTTATTTACTATAAATACAAAATTAACTTTAATAGTTTTATCTATTCTTTTAATAAGTATTGTAGTTACATACTATGTTTCAAAGTTAACACAGAGAATATTCTCTCAAGATATGATATCTCTTTCTGAGTTGAGTTCACTTACAGAAGAGGCTTTAACAGGAAATTTAGTTGTGCAATCTTTTAATAAACAAGAAGATATTATAGCTAACATAGATGAATCTATTGAAAAACAATATACAGCGGGAAAAACACTGGAGTTTACAATTTTTTCAATATATCCTTCAATTAGGTTTATAACTCAAATAGCCTTTGTTACATCAGCAGTTATGTCTGCTGTACTTGTAATAAATGGTCATCTTACTTTAGGGCTTGCTCAGGCATTTTTACAATATATAACACAAATCTCTGAGCCAGTTACAACTTCTGCCTATATTATAAACTCCTTACAGAATGCTTTAGTTTCTGTTGAAAGAGTCTATGATATTTTAGAATTACCTGAAGAAATAGAACTATCTGAAGATACTCATTTATTAGATAATACTAGAGGGGAAATTATCTTTGAAAATGTTTCTTTTGGATATAGCAAAGATAAACTTTTGATGAAAAATGTTAATTTTACTGCGAAGGCTGAACAAATGGTTGCGATAGTTGGTCCTACTGGAGCTGGTAAAACAACTCTTATAAATTTACTTATGAGATTCTATGATGTAAATGGTGGTAGAATTTTATTTGATGGTGTTGATATTTCAAAGGTTACAAGAAAGGAATTAAGAGCAAACTTTGGTATGGTTCTACAAGATACTTGGCTATTTAAGGGAACTATTGCTGAAAATATTGCCTATGGAAAACCTGATGCCACTCGTGAAGAAATTATAGAAGCAGCTAAACTAGCAAAATGTGATAGTTTTATTAGAAAGTTGCCACAAGGTTATGACACTATAATAACAAGTGAAAATGGTATGGTTTCTCAAGGGGAACAACAGCTATTAACTATAGCTCGTACAATTTTACCTAATCCTAAAGTTATGATACTAGATGAAGCTACATCAAGTATAGATACTAAAACTGAAAAAGATATTCAAGCTGTTATCAGTCAACTTATGAAAGGAAGAACAAGTTTTGTTATTGCTCATAGACTTTCAACTATTCGTAATGCAGATTTAATTCTAGTTATGAAAGATGGAGATATAGTTGAACAAGGTAACCATGATGAACTTATAGCTGTTAATGGTATCTATGCAAATCTATACAATACACAATTTAGTTCTTAA
- a CDS encoding ABC transporter ATP-binding protein, translating into MKILRTYIKENIGILSLGAIFITLNTFATLAIPFQISNIINLGIMKKDIDMVYSTSIKMVIILIVGTATGIIANHFVALFATNFTKKNRKLLVRNLESLTIDQVNDFGVASLVTRMGNDNNNAQRLIVAFFQMILPSPIMAVISIFMTIKLSPTLALIPLFTILVFAFAIVLTLFKSLPYILKIQKKLDRMTLVLRERFIGAKIIRAFDNSKKERDKFNDIAQEYTDNYIIINKKFALLSPMAFALMSVVITLIIFFGAMKVLNNTLEIGSITAIVEYSLTTIAALIMSSMVLVQMPKAVVSIERIEEVLNVTSEIKDKEGLKDNSHYEDILKQNPISLTFDNVCFRYKGAEKQILKNISFSIKAGERFAIVGATGSGKSTVAKVLLRLNDIECGKILINGVNTQDLPLNCLRNQISYTPQKAYLFSGKIKDNFRFTNKDMTDEEMIKIAKVAQSYDFIDSLPDKFDSFVAQGGTNFSGGQKQRLSIARALSKEANIYLFDDSFSALDYATDAKLRKELKTFLKDKITIIIAQRLNTIVDADKIIVLKDSEIIGMGTHQELLENNQEYIELAKSQGILE; encoded by the coding sequence ATGAAAATATTAAGAACCTATATAAAAGAAAATATAGGAATTTTATCTTTAGGTGCAATATTTATTACATTGAATACTTTTGCAACCTTAGCCATACCTTTTCAAATTTCTAATATAATAAATTTAGGTATAATGAAAAAAGACATAGATATGGTCTATTCTACAAGTATAAAAATGGTAATTATATTAATTGTTGGAACTGCAACAGGAATTATAGCTAATCACTTTGTAGCTCTCTTTGCCACTAACTTCACAAAGAAAAATAGAAAATTATTAGTAAGAAATCTTGAATCTTTAACAATTGATCAAGTTAATGATTTTGGAGTTGCTTCTTTAGTAACTCGTATGGGAAATGATAACAATAATGCTCAAAGACTTATAGTGGCATTCTTTCAAATGATATTACCTAGTCCAATAATGGCAGTAATATCTATATTTATGACAATAAAATTATCGCCTACTTTGGCCTTAATTCCCTTATTTACAATTTTAGTTTTTGCTTTTGCAATAGTTTTAACTCTATTCAAATCTTTACCATATATTTTAAAAATTCAAAAGAAATTAGATAGAATGACTTTAGTTTTAAGAGAAAGATTTATTGGAGCTAAAATCATTAGAGCCTTTGATAACTCAAAAAAAGAAAGAGATAAGTTCAATGATATAGCTCAAGAATACACAGATAACTATATCATTATCAATAAAAAGTTTGCTCTACTTTCACCTATGGCTTTTGCACTTATGTCTGTGGTTATAACATTGATAATCTTCTTTGGTGCTATGAAAGTTTTAAATAATACCTTAGAAATTGGATCTATAACAGCTATTGTTGAGTACTCATTAACTACGATAGCTGCTCTTATTATGTCTTCTATGGTTTTAGTTCAAATGCCAAAGGCTGTTGTTTCAATAGAAAGAATTGAAGAAGTTTTAAATGTTACAAGTGAAATAAAGGACAAGGAAGGATTAAAAGATAATTCTCACTATGAAGATATTTTAAAACAAAATCCTATATCTTTAACTTTTGATAATGTATGTTTTAGATATAAGGGTGCAGAAAAACAAATTTTAAAGAATATTTCATTCTCTATAAAAGCTGGAGAAAGATTTGCTATAGTTGGGGCAACAGGTTCTGGTAAGTCTACAGTAGCAAAAGTTTTACTTAGATTAAATGACATAGAATGTGGAAAAATCTTAATAAATGGAGTTAATACTCAAGATTTACCTCTAAATTGTCTGAGAAATCAAATTTCATATACTCCACAAAAAGCATATCTTTTTAGTGGAAAAATAAAAGATAATTTTAGATTTACTAATAAGGATATGACAGATGAAGAAATGATTAAAATTGCAAAGGTTGCTCAATCTTATGATTTTATTGATTCTTTACCTGATAAATTTGATTCTTTTGTAGCTCAAGGTGGAACAAATTTTTCTGGTGGACAAAAACAAAGATTATCTATTGCAAGGGCTTTATCCAAGGAAGCTAATATTTACTTATTTGATGATAGTTTCTCAGCTCTTGACTATGCGACAGATGCTAAACTTCGTAAGGAATTAAAAACTTTCTTAAAAGATAAAATAACTATTATCATAGCTCAAAGACTAAATACCATAGTTGATGCTGATAAGATAATTGTTTTAAAGGATAGTGAAATTATAGGAATGGGAACTCATCAAGAGTTGCTAGAAAATAATCAAGAATATATTGAACTTGCTAAATCACAAGGAATTTTAGAATAA
- a CDS encoding tetratricopeptide repeat protein, translated as MKKDTLLEKIKDLSDLDKHQEIIDMIEALSTEQLNNEIIGQLARAYINVQNYEKAIEVLKSIEKDEKNTMLWNYRMGCSYFYLKDYEKAEEYFLKAYDLEPEDENIKDFLMDIYINLSKQVKFGEDDLDNQKKALNYALKAKDYMTTDDKKIECYSYLAFLYNKFTDYHTAEDLLKRAISLGRDDLWIHSELGYCLGELNKLEESLEHYLRAIEIVPSNTWLLSQIAWTYRCLGRYEEALKENFKALDLGENSEWVYVEIGYCYKELNNYDKALKYYLEANKISKDKNVWLLSELVWLYNGIKKYENALEYLKKLEKLGRDDSWFNSEYGFCLIGLKKYNEAIEKYKHALEKENNLKEIIRYNSQIGFCYRLLGKYEEAIENLKKVLEIINGDKTNDNTDEKIFLNSQIGWIYGKIENSNPEEALYYLYAAKKLGRDDEWINAEIGWELGYKAVGKDEEAVKYFERAIKLGRNDEWIWIRIADIYFDLKRYEDALKAYNKAYEFECLHNEGQASLYIRKIGKTLRRLGRYKEAIEKLLESRKLSLEEGEKVEVEDLELSYCYATLGDRDNGEKYMKLFIDSVGVRIENDEKLKKELEELKDMVNMLYHPS; from the coding sequence ATGAAAAAAGATACTCTACTAGAAAAAATTAAAGATTTATCTGATTTAGATAAACACCAAGAAATAATAGATATGATAGAAGCACTTTCAACTGAACAATTAAACAATGAAATAATAGGACAATTAGCTAGAGCATATATAAATGTTCAAAATTATGAAAAAGCAATAGAAGTATTAAAAAGCATAGAAAAAGATGAAAAAAATACTATGCTTTGGAACTATAGAATGGGTTGTTCATATTTTTATTTAAAAGATTATGAAAAAGCAGAAGAGTATTTTTTAAAAGCATATGATTTAGAGCCAGAAGATGAGAATATTAAAGACTTTTTAATGGATATTTATATTAATCTATCAAAGCAAGTAAAATTTGGTGAAGATGATTTAGATAATCAAAAGAAAGCCTTAAATTATGCATTAAAAGCAAAAGATTATATGACAACAGACGATAAGAAAATAGAATGTTATTCATATTTAGCTTTCTTATATAATAAATTTACAGATTATCATACAGCTGAAGATTTATTAAAAAGAGCTATTAGTCTAGGTAGAGATGACCTTTGGATACATTCTGAATTAGGATATTGTTTAGGAGAGTTAAATAAACTAGAAGAATCATTGGAACACTATCTTAGAGCTATAGAAATTGTACCAAGCAATACTTGGTTACTTTCTCAAATTGCTTGGACATATCGTTGTCTAGGAAGATATGAAGAGGCTTTAAAAGAGAATTTTAAGGCTCTAGACTTAGGAGAAAATAGTGAATGGGTATATGTTGAAATAGGATATTGTTATAAGGAATTAAATAATTATGATAAAGCTTTAAAATATTATTTAGAAGCGAATAAAATAAGTAAGGATAAAAATGTTTGGTTATTATCAGAATTAGTATGGCTTTATAATGGAATAAAAAAGTATGAGAATGCACTAGAATATCTTAAAAAACTTGAAAAATTAGGTAGAGATGATAGTTGGTTTAATAGTGAATATGGTTTCTGTTTAATAGGATTAAAGAAATATAATGAAGCTATAGAAAAATATAAGCATGCTCTGGAAAAGGAAAATAATCTTAAAGAAATTATCCGTTATAACTCTCAAATTGGGTTTTGCTATCGTCTTTTAGGAAAATATGAAGAGGCTATTGAAAACTTAAAAAAAGTTTTAGAGATAATTAATGGAGATAAAACAAATGATAATACAGATGAGAAGATTTTTTTAAATTCTCAAATAGGTTGGATTTATGGAAAAATAGAAAATTCAAACCCAGAAGAAGCTCTATATTATCTATATGCTGCAAAAAAATTAGGTAGAGATGATGAATGGATTAATGCAGAAATAGGTTGGGAATTAGGATATAAGGCTGTAGGTAAAGATGAAGAAGCTGTAAAATATTTTGAAAGAGCGATAAAATTGGGTAGAAATGATGAATGGATATGGATTAGAATAGCCGATATTTATTTTGACTTGAAAAGATATGAAGATGCATTAAAAGCATATAATAAAGCTTATGAATTTGAATGCTTACATAATGAAGGACAAGCAAGTTTATATATACGTAAGATTGGAAAAACATTAAGAAGACTTGGAAGATACAAAGAAGCAATTGAGAAACTTTTAGAATCAAGAAAATTATCACTTGAAGAAGGAGAAAAAGTAGAAGTAGAAGATTTAGAGCTTTCATATTGCTATGCTACTCTTGGAGATAGAGATAATGGTGAAAAATATATGAAATTATTCATAGATTCAGTGGGAGTTCGTATAGAAAATGATGAGAAATTAAAAAAAGAACTTGAAGAGTTAAAAGATATGGTAAATATGTTATATCATCCCTCATAA
- a CDS encoding ABC transporter substrate-binding protein, which translates to MKGKSRKIKILIGLIALIVLAFGPFKANDKKSNTNTNTAEVNLKKVIIGLPGISNQTLEATGIAVNKGYMVEELKKVGYEPEFIYFQQAGPAVNEALATNKIDVAMYGDFPITILKSNGGDVKVFAVDNSRFMYGVLVQNDDNIKSIKDLEGKKVLYRKGTVEQKFFKEILKKYNLDEDKFVSVNAGGADGQSIFSAKEAEAIFTFYYTALYMESKGLGKVIDSTLDKPEVGTQSLAVGRTKFLEENPDAAVAIIKALERAKDFAKENPEEVFNIYAQNGIPAEVYKKAYSADLTFSNFDPAITVDTKEKMQKLIDFLYDNQIVKNKITVDDIITTEYYDKYKSSK; encoded by the coding sequence ATGAAAGGAAAAAGCAGAAAAATAAAAATTTTAATAGGACTTATAGCTCTAATAGTATTGGCTTTTGGACCTTTTAAAGCAAATGATAAAAAATCTAATACAAATACTAATACTGCTGAAGTTAATTTAAAAAAAGTTATAATTGGTTTACCTGGTATATCCAATCAAACACTGGAAGCGACAGGGATAGCTGTTAATAAAGGCTATATGGTAGAAGAATTAAAGAAAGTTGGCTATGAACCTGAATTCATATATTTTCAACAAGCAGGTCCAGCTGTAAATGAAGCCTTGGCAACAAATAAAATTGATGTTGCAATGTATGGAGATTTCCCAATTACAATCTTAAAAAGTAATGGTGGAGATGTAAAAGTCTTTGCAGTTGATAATTCAAGATTTATGTATGGAGTCCTTGTTCAAAATGATGATAATATTAAAAGTATTAAAGATTTAGAAGGTAAAAAAGTTTTATATAGAAAAGGAACTGTTGAACAAAAGTTCTTTAAAGAAATTCTTAAAAAATACAATTTAGATGAAGATAAATTTGTTTCTGTAAATGCTGGTGGAGCTGATGGTCAGTCTATATTTAGTGCTAAAGAAGCTGAAGCTATTTTTACTTTCTACTACACTGCTCTATATATGGAATCAAAAGGGCTTGGAAAAGTTATAGACTCAACTTTAGATAAACCTGAGGTTGGAACTCAAAGTTTAGCTGTTGGAAGAACAAAATTCTTAGAAGAAAATCCTGATGCTGCTGTTGCAATAATAAAAGCATTGGAAAGAGCTAAAGATTTTGCAAAAGAAAATCCAGAAGAAGTATTCAATATCTATGCACAAAATGGTATTCCTGCTGAAGTATATAAAAAAGCTTACTCTGCTGATTTAACTTTCTCTAATTTTGATCCAGCTATAACAGTTGATACAAAAGAAAAAATGCAAAAATTAATAGATTTCTTATATGATAATCAAATAGTGAAAAATAAAATAACAGTAGATGATATTATAACTACTGAATACTATGATAAATATAAATCAAGTAAATAA
- a CDS encoding ABC transporter ATP-binding protein translates to MSENIIKIKNISKKFQKNNEEVQILNDVSLNIKKGEFITIVGKSGCGKSTLLKLISGMVPITEGEILINGNSVNGVSKDCSMIFQDARLFPWLKIKDNVAIGLKNISPEEKNRIVLEYLELVGLKGVENSYPDQLSGGMAQRASIARGLALNSQIMLFDEPFSALDAMTKVQLQEELLKIHQEKEKTVILVTHDIEEAVYLGDRVVVMAANPGVIKDIINIDIEGRKDRTNTEFLSYKNKIYDYFFEDRNKNAVEYNI, encoded by the coding sequence ATGAGTGAAAATATAATAAAAATTAAAAATATTTCTAAGAAATTTCAGAAAAATAATGAAGAAGTTCAGATTTTAAATGATGTTAGCTTAAATATCAAAAAAGGTGAATTTATAACTATAGTGGGAAAAAGTGGTTGTGGAAAAAGTACCTTATTAAAACTTATCTCAGGAATGGTTCCTATAACAGAAGGAGAAATATTAATAAATGGTAATTCTGTAAATGGTGTAAGTAAAGATTGCTCTATGATATTTCAAGATGCAAGACTATTTCCTTGGCTTAAAATAAAAGATAATGTTGCTATAGGTTTAAAAAATATTTCACCAGAAGAAAAAAATAGAATAGTTCTTGAGTATCTTGAACTTGTTGGTCTAAAGGGAGTTGAAAATTCATATCCTGACCAACTATCTGGAGGTATGGCTCAAAGAGCATCAATAGCAAGAGGACTGGCTCTAAACTCTCAAATAATGTTATTTGATGAACCCTTTAGTGCCTTAGATGCAATGACAAAAGTTCAACTTCAAGAAGAACTTTTAAAAATTCATCAAGAAAAAGAAAAGACAGTTATACTTGTAACTCATGATATAGAAGAAGCAGTTTATTTAGGGGATAGAGTTGTTGTTATGGCTGCAAACCCTGGAGTTATAAAAGATATTATTAATATAGATATAGAAGGTAGAAAAGATAGAACAAATACAGAATTCTTATCCTATAAAAATAAAATTTACGATTATTTCTTTGAGGATAGAAATAAGAATGCTGTTGAGTATAACATCTAA